The DNA window AAACGCCTTACCAGCCGTCTAATCAATCTGAGCCTGGCCCTCTGTCTTGGGCTTTCCTTGCTCGTAACGGCCTGCGGAAACGAATCGTCCACGCTTAGCGGGGACTACGTCCAAGACACAGTCGCTGTTGCCCACACCATTCACGACACGTTGGCGTTGCCCCAGGACGCGGCGAATCGCCAAGAGGCTGAAGGAGAGGCTCGCGATTTGATCACCGACTACGTCTCTCGCTACAGAGCACGTCCCAAGGTGAACGGCTTGAGTTCTTTCACGACCATGCAGACGGCACTCAACTCCTTGGCTGGTCACTACAACAACTACACCAACCGTCCCGTTCCCGATGCTCTGCGAGCCAGGATCGACAAGGAACTGGGCAAGGCCGAAAAAGCAGCCGTTCGCGGCACTTGATCACAAAATCGAACAGCACTTTGACCGCAGGCAGGACTGTCTGCGAAAGTGCTGGATTGTGCAGAAATGCGGCTTCGGGCCGCCGATTCTTTGGCCAACGTTGTCGTCATCGGTGCTCAATGGGGTGACGAGGGAAAAGGAAAGATCACGGATCTTCTGAGCCGCTCCGCTGATGTTGTGGTGCGTTATCAGGGAGGCGTTAACGCCGGCCACACCATCGTGGTGGACGGTCGCGTGCTCAAGCTTCACCTGATCCCTTCCGGAATCCTCTACCCAGACACCACCTGCCTGATCGGCTCCGGAACCGTGGTCGATCCCAAGGTGATGCTCGAAGAACTCGACATGCTGATCTCCAACGGGATCGACATTTCAGGACTCCAGCTGGCATCGACGGCGCACGTCACGATGCCGTACCACCGCCTCTTGGATCTGGCGATGGAAAAGCAACGAGGTGAGCGCAGAATCGGCACAACCGGCCGCGGCATCGGCCCCACCTATGCGGATAAGTCTCAGCGAAGCGGCATTCGTGTTCTCGACCTGCTCGACGAAGATCGACTGCGGGATCGGCTTGAAGGGCCGTTGAGCGAGAAGAATCAACTGCTCGAAACCATCTATGGCGAAAAGCCGTTGGATGCTGAAGAAATCATCGGTGAATATCTGGCTTACGGAAAGCGCTTAGCGCCTCACGTGGTGGATTGCACCCGTGCCATCCATGAAGCCGCAAGCAACCGCAAAAACATTCTTTTTGAAGGAGCGCAAGGCACTCTCCTCGACCTCGATCACGGAACCTATCCCTACGTGACCTCCTCCAATCCTGTGTCAGGAGGGGCCTGCATCGGTGCAGGTGTCGGCCCGACCCTGATCGACCGAGTGATTGGGGTGGCCAAGGCTTACACCACTCGGGTTGGAGAAGGTCCCTTCCCCACAGAGCTCTCGGGAAGTTTGAACGACCAGCTCTGTGATCGAGGCGGGGAGTTTGGAACAACCACGGGCCGCCGACGCCGCTGTGGCTGGTTTGATGGGGTGATTGGGCGCTACGCCGTTCAAGTCAACGGACTGGATTGCCTGGCGATCACCAAGCTCGATGTCCTGGACGAGATGGATGAAATCCAGGTGTCCGTCGCCTACGAGCTCGACGGCGAACGCATTGAGCACTTCCCCAGCAGCTCCGAAGATTTCGCTCGCTGCAAGCCCATCTTTGAAACCCTCCCTGGTTGGCAATGTTCCACGGCGGAATGCCGTCGCCTCGAAGACCTTCCTGCGCCGGCGATGGACTACCTGCGCTTCCTCGCCGACCTGATGGATGTGCCGATTGCCATCGTTTCCCTCGGCGCCAGCCGAGACCAAACGATCGTGGTGGAAGATCCGATCCATGGCCCCAAACGCGCACTCCTCAGCGCCTGAGCCCGCTCGCATCGCTGACGCAAAACAGCGATCCAGCGAACAGCCATACTCGCTGTACTACCGACAGCAGAGATGTCCTCCACTCCCCGGTTCAGCACCGCCAGTTCTCTCGACGTCGTAGGCATCGGTAACGCCATCGTCGACGTCTTGGTTCAAACCGAGGACCAATTTCTGAGCGATCACAACCTCAGCAAGGGCAGCATGGCCCTTGTTGACGAGGACCAAGCCAAAAGCCTCTACGAAGCAAGCGGTCCAGGTCTCGAAACCTCTGGAGGTTCAGCCGCCAACACCCTGGCCGGTCTCGCTCAACTCGGGAGCAAGTCCGGGTTCATTGGTCGTGTTCGTGACGACCAACTAGGAACCATCTTTATCCACGACATCCGCTCTGTGGGCACCCGTTTTGAGACACCGGCTGCCGTGAGCGGTGCGAGTACGGCCCGTTGCCTCATCTTGGTCACCTCGGATGCCGAGCGCACCATGTGCACCTACCTCGGTGCCTCAACCCAACTGGATCCTGATGATCTCGATCTCTCCATGGTTCGCGACACCAAGGTTCTCTATCTCGAGGGCTACCTCTGGGATAGCCCTGAGGCCAAAAAGGCTTTCATCACGGCGGCTGAAGCCTGCCGAGAAAGCGGCGGACAAGTCGCCCTCTCCCTCTCCGATGGTTTCTGCGTTGACCGTCACCGTGAAAGCTTTCTCGAGCTTGTCGATGGACATGTCGATGTGCTCTTTGCCAATGAGGATGAGATCAAATCGTTGTACGGAGCCACAGACTTCGAGAGCGCACTTGAACAAGTGAAAGGTCGATGCAGCGTGGCCGTGCTGACCCGCAGTGTTCAAGGGTCTGTGGTGCTCTGCGGTGATCAACGCTGGGACATCCCCTCCTACAAACTCGGCGATCTCGTCGACACCACAGGAGCGGGCGATCTCTATGCGGGTGGCTTCCTGCATGGCTACACCCATGACCTTCCCCTTGATGTCTGCGGCAAAATGGGATCAATCTGTGCCGGACAGGTGGTGACCCAATTAGGGCCTCGCTCCAAGGTTTCCTTGCCTGATCTGATCGCTAAGCATCTGGATTGATCGACGCCGCGGCCCAAGCGCCGTAGGCGTGCGATGGCTGAGCCTGCCAATGCAGGATCTCAGGGGTGTCGTAGCTGTGAAGGGCCTCGATGGCCCCGAGCAGC is part of the Synechococcus sp. WH 8016 genome and encodes:
- a CDS encoding adenylosuccinate synthase — encoded protein: MRLRAADSLANVVVIGAQWGDEGKGKITDLLSRSADVVVRYQGGVNAGHTIVVDGRVLKLHLIPSGILYPDTTCLIGSGTVVDPKVMLEELDMLISNGIDISGLQLASTAHVTMPYHRLLDLAMEKQRGERRIGTTGRGIGPTYADKSQRSGIRVLDLLDEDRLRDRLEGPLSEKNQLLETIYGEKPLDAEEIIGEYLAYGKRLAPHVVDCTRAIHEAASNRKNILFEGAQGTLLDLDHGTYPYVTSSNPVSGGACIGAGVGPTLIDRVIGVAKAYTTRVGEGPFPTELSGSLNDQLCDRGGEFGTTTGRRRRCGWFDGVIGRYAVQVNGLDCLAITKLDVLDEMDEIQVSVAYELDGERIEHFPSSSEDFARCKPIFETLPGWQCSTAECRRLEDLPAPAMDYLRFLADLMDVPIAIVSLGASRDQTIVVEDPIHGPKRALLSA
- the psb27 gene encoding photosystem II protein Psb27 — encoded protein: MIAVLKRLTSRLINLSLALCLGLSLLVTACGNESSTLSGDYVQDTVAVAHTIHDTLALPQDAANRQEAEGEARDLITDYVSRYRARPKVNGLSSFTTMQTALNSLAGHYNNYTNRPVPDALRARIDKELGKAEKAAVRGT
- a CDS encoding adenosine kinase, coding for MSSTPRFSTASSLDVVGIGNAIVDVLVQTEDQFLSDHNLSKGSMALVDEDQAKSLYEASGPGLETSGGSAANTLAGLAQLGSKSGFIGRVRDDQLGTIFIHDIRSVGTRFETPAAVSGASTARCLILVTSDAERTMCTYLGASTQLDPDDLDLSMVRDTKVLYLEGYLWDSPEAKKAFITAAEACRESGGQVALSLSDGFCVDRHRESFLELVDGHVDVLFANEDEIKSLYGATDFESALEQVKGRCSVAVLTRSVQGSVVLCGDQRWDIPSYKLGDLVDTTGAGDLYAGGFLHGYTHDLPLDVCGKMGSICAGQVVTQLGPRSKVSLPDLIAKHLD